In the genome of Aureimonas sp. OT7, one region contains:
- a CDS encoding efflux RND transporter periplasmic adaptor subunit encodes MNAYKEHSCDRLNLSHVLPVVLATLLLTGCSGDEEPQAAAPRPVRTVQVAMSRSMDPIVLSGRVEARNEAALAFRIAGRMVERSVNVGDAVTPGQVVARLDPQNELNALSSAQAALAAAEGQLRTARNAFERQRQLLDRGFTTRALHDQAQQALQTATSQVDDATARLKIAHDQVAFTELKADTAGVVTARGAEPGEVVQAGRMILQIARQNGQDAVFDVPAQLLRNLPADPEVTVSLTDDNAVSALGRVREVAPQADPVTRTFAVRVGLIDPPAAMRLGASVTGSVTAESASAISLPASALTRVDNAPAVWVVDPASNAVALRNVEIAGFDPAFVTVAQGLDLGEIVVTAGVQALHPGQVVRLLGSQQ; translated from the coding sequence GTGAACGCCTACAAGGAACACTCTTGCGACCGGTTGAACCTATCGCATGTTCTGCCTGTGGTGCTGGCCACGCTGCTGTTGACGGGGTGCAGTGGCGACGAAGAGCCGCAGGCCGCGGCGCCCCGTCCGGTCCGGACCGTGCAGGTTGCAATGAGCCGGAGCATGGACCCGATCGTGCTGTCGGGCCGGGTCGAGGCCCGCAACGAGGCGGCATTGGCCTTTCGTATTGCCGGCCGCATGGTCGAGCGTTCCGTCAATGTGGGCGACGCGGTGACGCCGGGGCAGGTGGTTGCGCGGCTTGACCCGCAGAACGAATTGAACGCGCTCAGTTCGGCCCAGGCGGCGCTGGCGGCGGCCGAGGGGCAACTCCGCACGGCGCGCAACGCCTTCGAGCGCCAGCGGCAACTGCTGGACAGGGGGTTCACCACGCGCGCCCTTCACGACCAGGCGCAACAGGCCCTGCAGACGGCGACCTCGCAGGTGGACGACGCGACGGCGCGGCTGAAAATTGCTCATGATCAGGTTGCCTTCACCGAGCTGAAGGCGGACACGGCCGGGGTCGTCACGGCGCGCGGCGCCGAGCCGGGCGAAGTGGTGCAGGCCGGCCGGATGATCCTGCAGATCGCCCGGCAGAACGGGCAGGACGCGGTGTTCGACGTTCCCGCGCAGCTGCTGCGCAACCTGCCCGCGGACCCAGAAGTCACCGTCAGCCTGACGGACGACAATGCGGTTTCGGCACTGGGCCGTGTCCGCGAGGTTGCGCCACAGGCCGATCCCGTCACGCGTACCTTTGCCGTGCGCGTCGGCCTGATAGACCCGCCCGCGGCGATGCGGCTGGGCGCCAGCGTGACCGGCAGCGTCACCGCGGAGAGCGCCTCGGCGATCAGCCTGCCGGCATCCGCGCTGACGCGCGTCGACAACGCCCCCGCCGTCTGGGTGGTCGATCCGGCCAGCAACGCGGTAGCGCTCCGCAATGTCGAGATCGCTGGTTTCGACCCGGCATTCGTGACGGTGGCGCAGGGGCTCGACCTCGGTGAGATCGTCGTCACGGCCGGCGTGCAGGCGCTGCACCCCGGGCAGGTCGTCCGGCTGCTCGGTTCGCAGCAATGA
- a CDS encoding YqhA family protein — translation MEFQEGRSLIRKVFAASRYMLIIPVIITLGCSLFLMLHQSVSIIMTAFRMSEFLGGHSGDTKLLAIQVIEAVDVFLISIAVYIISIGLYSLFVDDKAPLPKWLIISNLDDLKDHLVSVVIAVLSVLFLKEAVAWDGNRDILHLGAAIGLVLVPLVFYLSINRNKQ, via the coding sequence ATGGAGTTTCAGGAGGGGCGCTCATTGATCCGGAAAGTCTTCGCGGCAAGTCGTTACATGTTGATCATTCCGGTTATCATAACGCTTGGCTGCTCTCTGTTCCTGATGCTTCATCAGAGCGTCAGCATCATCATGACGGCATTCCGGATGTCGGAGTTCCTTGGGGGGCATTCCGGTGACACGAAACTGCTGGCGATCCAGGTGATCGAGGCAGTCGATGTCTTTCTGATCTCCATCGCCGTCTATATCATCTCCATTGGGCTCTACAGCTTGTTTGTCGATGATAAGGCCCCCCTGCCGAAGTGGTTGATCATCAGTAACCTCGATGATCTCAAGGATCATCTCGTCAGTGTTGTCATCGCTGTACTGTCGGTTCTGTTTCTCAAGGAGGCCGTCGCATGGGACGGCAACAGAGACATACTGCACCTTGGTGCGGCGATCGGGCTCGTGCTCGTGCCGCTGGTTTTTTATCTGTCCATCAACCGTAACAAACAATGA
- a CDS encoding GntP family permease codes for MGLIGILVALALLIWFAYRGWSVLLVAPAAGLTAALLAGEPALPHWTQTFMPGVARFVAQWFPIFLLGGLFGKLMDDSGSIASIANFLTRRLGTKRTILSVVLASAVVTYGGVSVFVAFFVLVPMAQRMFEAADIPRRLMPATIGLGAFTFTMTALPGTPSVNNAIPMPYFGTTTFAAPGIGIIASLITLAFGLWWLARAEAAARRAGEGFGVVVETPAPIDEKLRERASASGEFDPAELEHGKRADAEPPFIAAAMPLAVVIIVNFLMALVVLPRLDFAFLAEPQWGATSFAAVGGVWAVIVALAAANLTVIILNFRRLPNIRESLDAGANSAALPMLTIASLVGFGAVVAALPAFTAVRDAVLSIPGGPLISLTVAMNTLAALTGTASGGSAIALAALGDHFLELAATYGIDPALMHRITVISAGTLDALPHNGTVLMLLQISRLTHAESYKDMVMTVIVGVVISLIVVLLLGTYVGSF; via the coding sequence GTGGGATTGATCGGTATCCTTGTCGCCCTGGCGTTGTTGATATGGTTCGCATATCGCGGGTGGAGCGTCCTTCTGGTGGCCCCGGCGGCTGGCCTGACGGCGGCCTTGCTGGCCGGCGAGCCGGCCCTTCCGCATTGGACACAAACCTTCATGCCGGGAGTTGCGCGCTTCGTGGCGCAATGGTTTCCGATCTTCCTGCTGGGCGGCCTGTTCGGGAAGCTCATGGACGACAGCGGTTCGATTGCATCCATCGCCAATTTCCTGACCCGCCGCCTGGGAACGAAAAGAACGATCCTGTCGGTGGTTCTGGCATCGGCCGTCGTAACCTATGGCGGCGTCAGCGTTTTCGTTGCGTTCTTCGTTCTCGTGCCGATGGCGCAGCGCATGTTCGAGGCGGCCGATATTCCGCGCCGGCTTATGCCGGCCACCATCGGGCTGGGTGCTTTCACCTTCACCATGACGGCTCTGCCCGGAACGCCCTCGGTCAACAACGCGATCCCCATGCCCTATTTCGGCACCACGACCTTCGCCGCGCCCGGTATCGGCATCATCGCTTCGTTGATTACATTGGCCTTCGGCCTGTGGTGGCTGGCACGCGCGGAAGCCGCGGCACGCCGTGCGGGCGAAGGCTTCGGCGTCGTTGTCGAAACACCGGCACCGATCGACGAAAAGCTGCGCGAGCGGGCAAGCGCCTCCGGCGAATTCGATCCGGCAGAGCTGGAGCACGGGAAAAGGGCGGATGCGGAGCCACCCTTCATCGCTGCGGCCATGCCGCTCGCCGTTGTCATCATCGTGAATTTCCTGATGGCTTTGGTGGTGCTTCCCCGCCTGGACTTCGCCTTTCTAGCCGAACCGCAATGGGGCGCCACCAGCTTCGCAGCCGTCGGTGGTGTATGGGCGGTCATCGTGGCCCTGGCGGCCGCCAACCTGACCGTCATCATCCTGAACTTCCGTCGACTGCCTAATATTCGGGAAAGTCTCGACGCGGGCGCCAATTCCGCTGCACTGCCGATGCTGACCATCGCCAGCCTCGTCGGCTTCGGGGCCGTCGTCGCCGCCCTGCCGGCCTTCACTGCCGTTCGGGATGCGGTTCTGTCGATCCCGGGTGGCCCGTTGATTTCACTGACGGTCGCCATGAACACGCTTGCCGCCCTTACGGGTACGGCCTCTGGCGGCTCGGCCATCGCGCTGGCCGCACTGGGCGACCACTTCCTGGAGCTGGCTGCGACATACGGTATCGACCCGGCCCTGATGCACCGAATAACGGTGATCAGCGCGGGAACACTGGATGCCCTTCCGCATAACGGCACCGTGCTGATGCTGCTGCAGATCAGCAGGCTGACGCACGCCGAAAGTTACAAGGACATGGTCATGACCGTCATCGTCGGCGTCGTGATCTCGTTGATCGTGGTTCTTCTTCTTGGGACATATGTCGGGTCATTCTGA
- a CDS encoding urea transporter, producing the protein MQTRWVPGNPVAAFGDHVLRGIGQVVFQNNPVSGLIILAALFFNSWIYGVICLLGAVVATATARVLKADDGLIENGLYGFNGALVGLSLVAFTSADFRTGAIPSAHMLVYIIFAAAMTSVVFSAIGSILQPYKVAALTMPFVLVGWLFLFAVLKFSNIEAGPLSKPVSPDDYVATAVYVLPTWYMGIGNAIGQIFFQDNWIAGYLILAGIAVNSRISAAMALLGAAFAALVAVVFGGPEGAIRDGLFGYNAALTAIALGGFFLVLTWQSFLYTLFGIVLTTWLWASVAIFLEPIGMPVLTSAFVLVTWLMLIGAHGFGALRPVAPADAITPEANTQRYRLGASGPERG; encoded by the coding sequence ATGCAAACGCGATGGGTTCCGGGTAATCCGGTTGCCGCTTTCGGCGACCATGTCCTCCGCGGGATCGGCCAGGTCGTCTTCCAGAACAACCCAGTGTCCGGGCTCATCATCCTGGCCGCCCTTTTCTTCAATTCCTGGATCTACGGCGTGATCTGCCTTCTCGGCGCGGTCGTCGCCACCGCGACCGCGAGAGTGCTCAAGGCAGACGACGGGCTGATCGAAAACGGCCTTTACGGCTTCAACGGCGCTCTTGTCGGCCTGTCTCTCGTTGCCTTCACGAGCGCGGACTTTCGCACCGGTGCAATTCCGTCGGCTCATATGCTGGTCTACATCATCTTCGCGGCGGCCATGACCAGTGTCGTGTTTTCGGCCATCGGCTCCATCCTGCAACCCTACAAGGTGGCCGCGCTGACGATGCCCTTCGTTCTTGTGGGCTGGCTCTTCCTGTTCGCCGTCCTCAAATTCTCCAATATCGAGGCGGGGCCCTTATCGAAGCCGGTTTCGCCAGACGATTATGTCGCCACGGCCGTCTACGTCCTGCCGACCTGGTACATGGGAATAGGCAATGCGATCGGTCAGATATTCTTCCAGGACAACTGGATAGCGGGTTATCTGATCCTGGCAGGAATTGCCGTCAATTCCCGCATCAGTGCGGCAATGGCCCTTCTGGGCGCTGCCTTCGCCGCATTGGTGGCCGTGGTGTTCGGGGGGCCGGAAGGGGCGATCCGCGACGGCCTGTTCGGCTACAATGCCGCCCTGACGGCCATTGCCCTCGGCGGCTTCTTTCTTGTGCTGACCTGGCAAAGCTTTCTGTACACACTCTTCGGGATCGTGCTGACGACCTGGCTTTGGGCGTCCGTCGCGATCTTCCTCGAACCGATTGGAATGCCTGTGCTGACCTCGGCTTTCGTTCTCGTCACCTGGCTCATGCTCATCGGGGCGCATGGCTTCGGCGCCCTTCGGCCGGTTGCGCCGGCAGATGCGATAACGCCGGAGGCCAACACGCAGCGCTATCGTCTCGGTGCTTCTGGCCCTGAACGTGGCTGA
- the ureC gene encoding urease subunit alpha: MPSISRETYASLYGPTKGDRIRLADTELTIEIEEDRTVYGDEVTFGGGKVIRDGMGQSQRNAADVVDLVITNVVILDHWGIIKADVGIKDGRIAAIGKAGNPDIQPGVDIVIGPGTDVIAGEGKILTAGGIDTHIHFIAPQQAEEALTSGTTTLVGGGTGPSVGTLATTVTPGPWYIHRMLEATEELPINVGLLGKGNASLPEPLREQIRAGAIGLKLHEDWGTTPAAIDNCLAVADEMDVQVALHSDTLNESGFVADTFAAMKGRAIHSFHTEGAGGGHAPDIITAAGQENILPSSTNPTRPYTVNTIDEHLDMLMVCHHLSPQIPEDVAFAESRIRKETIAAEDILHDLGAFSMMSSDSQAMGRIGETTLRCWQTAHKMKVQRGPLPEDSERNDNFRCKRYVAKYTINPAITHGFAHEIGSVEVGKRADLVLWKSAFFGVKPSLVLLGGMIATAPMGDPNASISTPQPVHYRPMYGVLGRARGKTGVTFVSQAALDDDIGEKLHLSKQLVAVKGTRGIRKKDMIHNTLTPNIEVDPQNYQVRIDGELITCEPASSLPMTQRYFLF, encoded by the coding sequence ATGCCGAGCATTTCCCGCGAGACTTACGCTTCGCTCTACGGCCCGACCAAGGGCGACCGTATCCGCCTGGCAGATACCGAATTGACGATCGAGATCGAGGAAGACAGGACGGTTTATGGTGACGAAGTCACCTTCGGTGGCGGCAAGGTCATCCGCGACGGCATGGGGCAAAGCCAGCGCAACGCCGCCGATGTCGTCGATCTCGTCATCACCAATGTCGTCATCCTCGACCACTGGGGCATCATCAAGGCGGACGTCGGTATCAAGGATGGACGTATCGCGGCAATCGGAAAGGCTGGCAATCCCGATATCCAGCCCGGCGTCGATATCGTCATCGGCCCGGGAACCGATGTCATCGCCGGTGAGGGAAAGATCCTCACCGCTGGCGGCATCGATACCCATATCCATTTCATCGCGCCGCAGCAGGCCGAAGAAGCTCTGACCAGTGGCACGACAACGCTTGTCGGTGGCGGTACGGGGCCTTCCGTCGGTACGCTCGCGACCACGGTCACGCCGGGGCCATGGTACATTCACCGCATGCTGGAGGCCACCGAGGAGCTGCCGATCAATGTCGGCCTGCTGGGCAAGGGCAATGCCAGCCTGCCCGAGCCGCTCCGCGAGCAGATTCGTGCCGGCGCCATCGGCCTGAAGCTTCACGAAGACTGGGGCACGACTCCGGCGGCGATCGACAACTGCCTTGCCGTCGCCGACGAGATGGATGTCCAGGTGGCGCTGCATTCGGATACGCTGAACGAGAGCGGCTTCGTTGCCGACACCTTCGCGGCCATGAAGGGCCGCGCCATCCACTCGTTCCACACCGAGGGGGCGGGCGGCGGCCACGCACCCGATATCATCACGGCTGCCGGGCAGGAGAACATCCTGCCCTCGTCCACCAACCCGACGCGGCCCTACACGGTCAACACGATCGATGAACATCTGGACATGCTGATGGTGTGCCATCACCTCAGCCCGCAGATACCGGAAGACGTGGCTTTCGCAGAATCCCGCATCCGCAAGGAAACGATCGCCGCCGAAGATATCCTCCACGATCTGGGCGCGTTCTCGATGATGTCGTCGGATTCGCAGGCCATGGGGCGGATCGGCGAGACGACCCTCCGGTGCTGGCAGACCGCGCACAAGATGAAGGTCCAGCGCGGCCCCTTGCCCGAGGACAGCGAGCGGAACGACAATTTCCGCTGCAAGCGCTATGTCGCCAAATACACGATCAACCCGGCCATCACCCATGGCTTCGCCCATGAGATCGGCTCCGTGGAAGTCGGCAAGCGCGCCGATCTCGTCCTCTGGAAATCGGCTTTCTTCGGTGTGAAGCCATCGCTTGTCCTGTTGGGAGGCATGATCGCGACGGCCCCGATGGGAGACCCGAACGCGTCGATCTCGACGCCCCAGCCGGTCCACTATCGGCCGATGTACGGTGTTCTGGGGCGGGCGCGGGGCAAGACCGGCGTGACGTTCGTCTCGCAGGCTGCACTGGACGACGATATCGGCGAGAAGCTGCACTTGAGCAAGCAACTCGTCGCCGTCAAAGGCACGCGCGGTATCCGCAAGAAGGATATGATCCATAATACGTTGACACCCAACATCGAAGTCGACCCGCAGAACTATCAGGTGCGGATCGACGGAGAATTGATTACCTGTGAACCGGCAAGCTCACTGCCGATGACGCAGCGTTACTTTCTGTTCTGA
- a CDS encoding urease subunit beta, whose amino-acid sequence MIPGEFFIEDGTIELNAGRETRSMEVANSGDRPIQVGSHYHFFETNAALHFDRDMARGYRLAIPAGTAVRFEPGQSRTVELVALAGDRTVYGFNAKVMGKLEV is encoded by the coding sequence ATGATCCCAGGCGAGTTTTTCATCGAGGATGGCACGATCGAACTGAATGCCGGTCGTGAGACGCGGTCCATGGAGGTGGCCAATTCGGGCGACAGGCCGATACAGGTCGGATCGCACTACCATTTCTTCGAAACCAACGCCGCCCTTCATTTCGACCGGGACATGGCACGGGGCTACCGTCTCGCCATTCCGGCCGGCACGGCCGTCCGGTTCGAGCCGGGGCAATCGCGCACCGTCGAACTGGTGGCGCTGGCCGGCGACCGGACGGTCTACGGTTTCAATGCAAAGGTCATGGGAAAACTGGAGGTCTGA
- a CDS encoding urease subunit gamma, with amino-acid sequence MELLPREKDKLLLFTAALLAERRKERGLKLNYPEAIAFISAAILEGARDGRSVADLMSYGATLLTRDDVMDGVPEMIYDIQVEATFPDGTKLVTVHSPIP; translated from the coding sequence ATGGAGCTTCTACCCCGAGAAAAGGACAAACTTCTACTTTTCACCGCTGCCTTGCTTGCCGAACGCAGAAAGGAGCGGGGGCTCAAGTTGAATTATCCGGAAGCGATCGCCTTCATCTCAGCGGCAATTCTCGAAGGCGCGCGCGATGGCCGGTCCGTTGCAGATCTCATGTCCTACGGCGCTACCCTGCTGACCCGTGACGATGTCATGGATGGGGTTCCGGAGATGATCTACGACATTCAGGTCGAGGCCACATTCCCGGACGGGACCAAGCTGGTCACAGTCCACAGCCCTATTCCGTGA